From Propionispora vibrioides, one genomic window encodes:
- a CDS encoding ArsR/SmtB family transcription factor has product MKHVDVLKALADENRLAILCFLQSGQKCVCEVEQVLAISQSATSKHLARLRLAGLIEAEKKAQWVHYRISPSLFVEYPFVKELLAEVSPNYAFDMSNLKKMNCDQ; this is encoded by the coding sequence ATGAAGCATGTAGATGTTCTTAAAGCCCTGGCCGATGAGAACCGGCTGGCCATACTATGTTTTCTCCAAAGCGGTCAAAAGTGTGTTTGTGAAGTTGAGCAGGTACTAGCCATCTCCCAGTCGGCTACGTCCAAGCACCTGGCGCGGCTGCGGCTGGCGGGCCTGATTGAGGCGGAGAAAAAAGCGCAGTGGGTGCACTACCGGATCTCGCCGTCCCTTTTTGTGGAATACCCCTTTGTCAAAGAACTTCTCGCTGAGGTAAGCCCGAACTATGCTTTTGATATGAGCAACCTCAAAAAAATGAATTGTGATCAATAA
- a CDS encoding arsenate reductase ArsC — MKRVAFICVHNSCRSQMAEAFGRILGLGVMEAYSAGTETRPAINQDAVRIMKEIGVDMELLQKPKLLEDIPAVDIVVTMGCNVSCPLLPCQHREDWGLDDPSGKSDEEFRVVRNLIQAKMKDLLRRLESGAV, encoded by the coding sequence GTGAAACGAGTGGCTTTTATCTGTGTTCATAACTCCTGCCGGTCACAGATGGCGGAAGCCTTTGGCCGGATATTGGGTTTAGGGGTTATGGAAGCCTATTCGGCAGGTACTGAGACACGCCCGGCAATTAATCAGGATGCCGTTCGGATCATGAAGGAAATCGGTGTGGATATGGAGCTTTTGCAGAAGCCCAAACTGCTGGAGGACATTCCGGCTGTCGATATTGTCGTTACCATGGGCTGCAATGTGAGCTGTCCGCTGCTGCCGTGCCAACACCGCGAAGACTGGGGTTTAGACGACCCTTCCGGCAAGAGCGACGAGGAATTCAGAGTAGTTCGCAACTTGATTCAAGCTAAGATGAAAGATCTGCTCCGGCGGCTTGAGTCTGGCGCAGTATAA
- the arsD gene encoding arsenite efflux transporter metallochaperone ArsD: protein MKSIIIYDPAMCCSTGVCGPSVDTELLRVATVIENLKASGADIKRFNLSAQPEEFVKHPVISQYLKDNGPEILPVTLVDGQVVKTKVYPTNEEFSQWTGLDIQTKTKEGGCCCDGGCC, encoded by the coding sequence ATGAAATCAATCATAATTTATGATCCGGCCATGTGCTGTTCGACCGGCGTCTGCGGACCCAGTGTCGATACCGAGCTGTTGCGGGTAGCCACAGTCATTGAAAATCTGAAGGCAAGCGGCGCCGATATCAAACGGTTCAATCTCTCGGCGCAGCCAGAAGAGTTTGTAAAACATCCGGTGATCAGCCAATATCTGAAAGATAACGGCCCGGAGATTTTACCGGTAACGTTGGTCGACGGTCAGGTCGTTAAAACCAAGGTGTATCCAACGAATGAGGAATTTAGCCAGTGGACGGGTCTGGACATTCAAACTAAGACAAAAGAAGGTGGCTGCTGCTGTGACGGTGGATGCTGTTAG
- the arsA gene encoding arsenical pump-driving ATPase: MQGYHPSRLELTKYFFFTGKGGVGKTSAACATAVNLADSGKQVMLISTDPASNLQDVFGVELDNKGTNIPEVPNLTVVNLDPVQAAQEYKEKVIGPYKGILPDAVIANMEEQLSGSCTVEIAAFNEFSHFLTDTTIKDRYEHIIFDTAPTGHTLRMLQLPSAWSNFISENTHGASCLGQLSGLESNKDMYKHAVTTLANPELTTVMLVSKPEKTPLLEAKRAAEELKELGVANQSLILNGVLELDTTTDETALQLCHKQQQALQQIPEYLLTLPAYYIPLRAYNVYGISHIRAMLTEKYLGEQPVTNPLAPVHSLKQLVDELYTGQKKVIFTMGKGGVGKSTLAAAIALGLVEKGAKVHLTTTDPAHHLQFLLTDSPLLQVSHIDEQAELAKYKEEVLAKAREALGNADLAYIEEDLRSPCTQEIAVFRAFAEIVEQADNQVVVIDTAPTGHTLLLLDATQSYHKEIEKSQGDIPASVKKLLPRLRNAAETEVVIVTLPEATPVHEAARLSEDLKRAGIPSAWWIVNSSFYLTATQSPLLKAKAQSEVEWINQVTALSQGHTVVIPWYDNELQQQELVELVRQ, translated from the coding sequence ATGCAGGGGTACCACCCATCCCGCTTAGAGTTGACAAAATATTTCTTTTTCACCGGCAAAGGCGGTGTAGGGAAAACGTCTGCTGCCTGCGCCACGGCGGTGAATCTGGCCGATAGCGGCAAACAGGTCATGCTGATCAGCACCGATCCGGCCTCCAATCTGCAGGATGTTTTCGGCGTGGAGCTTGATAATAAAGGAACGAACATTCCGGAAGTGCCCAATCTGACGGTAGTGAATTTAGATCCCGTGCAGGCGGCTCAGGAATACAAGGAAAAGGTCATTGGGCCGTATAAGGGGATACTGCCGGATGCGGTCATCGCCAATATGGAGGAACAACTATCCGGTTCCTGTACGGTGGAAATTGCCGCATTTAATGAGTTTTCGCATTTTTTAACAGATACAACTATCAAAGACCGGTATGAGCACATTATTTTTGATACGGCACCGACCGGTCATACGCTTAGAATGCTGCAGTTGCCGTCGGCCTGGAGCAACTTTATCAGCGAGAATACGCACGGTGCTTCCTGTTTGGGCCAATTGTCCGGTTTGGAAAGTAACAAGGACATGTATAAACATGCCGTAACAACCCTGGCCAATCCGGAACTTACTACCGTTATGTTAGTTTCCAAGCCGGAAAAGACTCCTTTGCTGGAGGCTAAACGGGCAGCGGAGGAACTTAAGGAGCTGGGTGTAGCAAATCAAAGCCTGATTTTGAACGGCGTGCTGGAATTGGATACTACGACCGATGAAACGGCGTTGCAGCTCTGTCATAAACAACAGCAGGCTTTGCAGCAGATTCCGGAATACCTGCTGACGCTGCCGGCCTACTATATCCCCCTGCGGGCCTATAACGTCTATGGGATTTCGCATATTCGCGCCATGCTTACCGAGAAATACTTGGGCGAACAGCCGGTGACCAATCCGTTGGCTCCGGTACATTCATTGAAGCAGCTGGTGGATGAACTGTATACCGGTCAGAAAAAGGTGATTTTCACCATGGGCAAGGGCGGTGTGGGGAAAAGCACGCTGGCGGCGGCTATCGCCTTAGGCTTAGTGGAAAAAGGGGCAAAGGTACACCTGACCACCACCGATCCGGCGCATCATTTGCAGTTTTTGCTTACCGATAGTCCATTGTTACAGGTAAGCCATATTGATGAACAGGCAGAGCTGGCAAAATACAAGGAAGAAGTGTTGGCTAAAGCGAGAGAAGCTTTGGGCAATGCCGATCTGGCCTATATTGAAGAAGATTTGCGGTCGCCCTGTACCCAGGAGATTGCCGTATTTAGGGCTTTTGCCGAAATCGTTGAGCAGGCGGATAACCAGGTGGTGGTGATTGATACGGCGCCGACCGGTCATACTTTGCTGCTGCTGGATGCCACGCAAAGCTATCATAAGGAGATTGAAAAAAGCCAGGGAGATATTCCGGCGAGTGTGAAAAAGCTATTGCCCCGGCTGCGCAATGCAGCGGAAACGGAGGTAGTGATTGTCACTTTGCCTGAAGCAACCCCGGTCCATGAAGCGGCCCGCTTGTCCGAGGACCTGAAACGGGCGGGAATTCCCTCTGCCTGGTGGATCGTGAACTCCAGTTTTTATCTGACTGCTACGCAAAGCCCGTTGTTAAAAGCGAAGGCCCAAAGTGAAGTCGAGTGGATTAACCAAGTGACCGCTCTTTCACAAGGGCATACGGTTGTCATACCATGGTATGACAATGAGCTGCAGCAGCAGGAATTAGTAGAGCTTGTCCGGCAATAG
- a CDS encoding PTS sugar transporter subunit IIA, with the protein MSLTELFDESLIELNGNFSSQAAFFKAVSLKLQNLQYVKNGFFEKIQEREKKFPTGLKTKSFNVAIPHTDPEYVNRSFIYVIRMRNSLPFCQMGTDPLDGDFVYPKLIFLLGVTKGELQLSILQSLMKLFSHEEQMTNLLEFEEAKDFVQRIREFLSCSNFVI; encoded by the coding sequence TTGTCATTGACAGAATTATTTGACGAATCTTTGATCGAACTTAATGGAAATTTTTCTTCGCAAGCGGCTTTTTTTAAAGCAGTTTCTTTGAAACTTCAAAACTTGCAATATGTTAAAAATGGTTTTTTTGAAAAAATTCAAGAGAGGGAGAAAAAATTTCCGACGGGTTTAAAGACTAAATCTTTTAATGTAGCCATTCCACATACCGACCCGGAATATGTAAATCGTTCCTTCATCTATGTGATTAGGATGAGAAACAGCCTTCCTTTTTGCCAAATGGGCACCGATCCGCTGGATGGCGATTTTGTATATCCCAAACTGATTTTTTTGTTGGGAGTTACTAAGGGAGAGTTGCAATTATCAATATTGCAATCTTTGATGAAGCTTTTCTCCCATGAAGAGCAAATGACTAATTTGTTGGAATTTGAAGAAGCAAAAGATTTTGTACAGCGTATAAGAGAATTTCTGAGTTGTTCTAATTTCGTGATTTGA
- a CDS encoding PTS sugar transporter subunit IIB — protein sequence MKRLKIISVCGSGTVTSSMVANNVKDLLEDNGISATTVEVNPGGVDQLVNSGTYDLIVHTSPLLHTYEIPTINAVGFLTGMAEEEFIEELLKTAKELVK from the coding sequence ATGAAAAGATTAAAAATCATATCCGTGTGCGGTTCAGGAACAGTAACTAGCTCTATGGTTGCTAATAATGTTAAAGACTTATTGGAGGACAATGGTATATCAGCTACTACGGTTGAGGTTAATCCTGGTGGAGTGGACCAGTTAGTCAACTCAGGAACTTATGATTTGATTGTACATACCAGTCCGCTTCTTCACACTTATGAAATTCCTACGATCAATGCGGTGGGTTTTCTGACCGGTATGGCAGAGGAAGAATTTATCGAAGAATTGCTTAAAACAGCCAAAGAACTCGTTAAATAG
- a CDS encoding PTS galactitol transporter subunit IIC → MLEILSKIMGAFGASIIVPVVILIIALFLHVKPKRAFQSALNAGIGLIGFNMLIGAYTPIVTPVVNRMVEHTGVNLRILDTGWQATSVVAYSTEVGMIFLGLGLLLQFVLFAVKFTNIFMPSDLWNNYSFMLWGSMLFLVTDNMILAIGLMVLGNLYTLLFSEVIAKRWATYYGYPGTTISAPHDVVQVPYGLLMDWILTKLGADKVQWNPTSVQQRIGFLGEPTTLGFILGIILGVAGNYMRLDELKAWGEIMMVGVSTAAIMAIFPKIAGVFASAFTSITDASKKSAKSSGKDRQWYLAINDAAGYGEPATLISGLLMIPIILVLAIFLPGNETLPMVDLIAIPYIIQPIVAISRGNIFKTLISGLILLVMNLYLITAVAPIFTNVAQSVGVSIPPGALMIASFVVLGNYFLGTLFLIFLTQNPLWIGLSILVYVILFFIIKKHKETIINYMEHEPAILKNEGDSGYSHS, encoded by the coding sequence ATGTTGGAAATACTGTCGAAAATTATGGGTGCCTTTGGTGCGTCCATTATTGTGCCGGTGGTTATTTTAATCATTGCGCTTTTTTTACACGTAAAGCCAAAAAGAGCATTCCAGTCTGCGTTAAATGCAGGGATAGGGTTGATTGGATTTAACATGTTGATTGGGGCGTACACACCGATTGTCACACCTGTGGTCAATCGTATGGTAGAGCATACTGGCGTAAACTTACGTATTTTAGACACCGGCTGGCAGGCCACCAGCGTTGTGGCCTATTCTACAGAAGTAGGGATGATCTTTTTAGGACTCGGCTTATTACTTCAATTTGTCCTATTTGCCGTGAAATTTACCAATATTTTTATGCCGTCAGATCTTTGGAACAATTATTCCTTTATGTTGTGGGGGTCCATGCTGTTTCTTGTTACGGACAATATGATTCTTGCTATTGGGTTGATGGTACTTGGAAATTTATACACGCTGTTGTTCTCTGAAGTGATAGCAAAGCGGTGGGCAACCTATTATGGATATCCGGGGACGACAATATCTGCACCCCATGATGTGGTGCAAGTTCCTTACGGACTTTTGATGGACTGGATTTTAACTAAGTTAGGCGCGGATAAAGTCCAGTGGAATCCTACATCGGTGCAGCAACGAATTGGATTTCTAGGTGAACCGACCACCCTGGGATTTATACTTGGAATTATTCTTGGGGTCGCGGGTAACTATATGCGGTTAGATGAACTGAAGGCCTGGGGAGAAATTATGATGGTGGGTGTATCTACAGCAGCCATTATGGCGATTTTCCCAAAAATCGCGGGTGTTTTTGCTTCTGCTTTTACAAGTATTACGGATGCATCGAAGAAATCGGCCAAATCATCCGGTAAAGACCGGCAATGGTATCTTGCCATCAATGATGCCGCCGGATACGGTGAGCCTGCAACGTTAATTTCAGGGTTACTAATGATTCCGATTATATTGGTACTGGCCATTTTCTTACCGGGGAATGAAACGTTACCCATGGTAGACCTGATCGCAATACCGTATATCATTCAACCCATTGTTGCAATTTCCCGAGGGAATATTTTTAAGACTCTCATCTCCGGGCTTATCTTACTGGTTATGAATCTATATCTTATTACAGCAGTGGCGCCCATCTTTACAAATGTTGCACAGAGTGTGGGGGTGTCAATCCCGCCAGGTGCACTCATGATTGCAAGCTTTGTGGTACTGGGGAATTATTTCCTGGGAACGTTGTTCTTGATTTTTCTCACGCAAAATCCACTTTGGATCGGTCTTTCTATACTAGTTTATGTCATACTTTTCTTCATAATCAAAAAACATAAAGAGACTATTATAAATTATATGGAGCATGAACCGGCAATTCTGAAAAATGAAGGAGACAGCGGATATTCGCATTCATAA
- a CDS encoding 2-hydroxyacid dehydrogenase: MKAVVIGDALVKSETLTDAVGQMNLGKLTEIKKIEWYSDLTKDQFQEHILQIERYGPEKVEIPQGILEALQDADYLFAHYAPISASMIKSAPKLKMIGTCRGGVENVNLSAVRERRLPFLHVIRNAEPVADFTLGLMFAETRNIARAHLAIKSGQWRKNFSNDPYKTTLANMTVGIIGAGYIGRLVIKRLNALGVKVMVYDPYVDPAIFERDQLKVELRSIEEVFKNADIVSLHMRVTEETKNLISKDLIQLMRPGAYIINTARADILVKDDLVAALQNRKIAGAALDVSWIEPIPEGDPLLSLDNLTMTTHIAGDTVDAIPRAPYLLKDVVNAYLEKGYSDMLIR, translated from the coding sequence ATGAAAGCGGTTGTAATTGGGGATGCGTTGGTTAAAAGTGAAACACTAACAGATGCTGTTGGACAAATGAATTTAGGAAAGTTAACTGAGATAAAAAAAATCGAATGGTATTCTGATTTGACTAAGGATCAATTTCAAGAACATATTTTGCAGATAGAACGATATGGGCCTGAAAAAGTTGAAATACCTCAGGGTATTTTAGAGGCTTTGCAGGACGCTGACTATTTGTTTGCACATTATGCACCTATATCGGCGAGTATGATCAAAAGCGCACCAAAATTAAAAATGATTGGGACTTGCCGTGGTGGAGTGGAAAATGTCAATCTATCTGCGGTCAGAGAGCGCAGACTGCCATTTTTACATGTTATTAGAAATGCAGAACCTGTCGCGGATTTTACGCTTGGCCTGATGTTTGCTGAGACCAGGAATATTGCCAGAGCGCATCTTGCGATAAAAAGCGGGCAGTGGAGAAAAAACTTTTCCAATGATCCCTATAAAACGACGTTGGCCAATATGACGGTTGGTATTATTGGCGCCGGCTATATCGGCAGATTGGTAATCAAACGCTTGAATGCACTGGGTGTTAAGGTAATGGTATATGATCCATATGTAGATCCGGCGATCTTTGAGCGTGACCAGCTGAAAGTGGAATTGCGATCTATAGAGGAAGTTTTTAAGAATGCAGATATTGTTTCTTTACATATGCGGGTAACCGAAGAAACGAAAAATCTGATTAGTAAGGATTTGATCCAACTCATGAGACCGGGAGCTTATATTATCAATACAGCTCGGGCGGACATTTTAGTCAAGGATGATCTTGTCGCTGCGTTGCAGAATCGGAAGATTGCCGGCGCTGCCCTGGATGTCAGTTGGATTGAGCCGATACCTGAGGGAGATCCGCTGCTTTCCCTAGACAATCTTACAATGACAACTCACATTGCAGGTGATACGGTAGATGCTATTCCCAGGGCGCCTTATCTCCTTAAAGATGTTGTTAATGCGTATCTGGAAAAGGGCTATAGCGATATGCTAATCAGATAA
- a CDS encoding L-fuculose-phosphate aldolase yields MLMEKERKLIVEYGKKLINSNLTKGTGGNISMFNRELGYMAISPSGIDYFETQPEDVVITDLDGNTVEGFRKPSSEKDMHRIYYQKSREINAVIHTHSMYSTILATLGWELPAANYYIAITGGKNVRCAKYASFGTWELAENSFQAMQGRKACFLANHGLLTCAADLPGAFVIAEETERMAEIYCRAKTLGEPNLLNDAEVEVMLEKFKSYGQ; encoded by the coding sequence ATGTTAATGGAAAAAGAGCGGAAGCTTATTGTGGAGTACGGGAAAAAACTGATTAATTCCAACCTCACCAAAGGAACGGGTGGCAATATCAGCATGTTTAACCGGGAGTTAGGTTACATGGCAATTAGCCCGAGCGGTATAGATTATTTTGAAACGCAGCCCGAGGATGTTGTAATCACCGATTTAGATGGAAATACGGTGGAGGGATTTCGCAAGCCATCCAGTGAAAAAGATATGCATCGCATTTACTATCAGAAAAGTAGAGAGATTAACGCGGTTATTCATACTCACTCCATGTATAGTACGATATTGGCGACTTTAGGCTGGGAGCTTCCGGCAGCGAATTATTATATAGCGATTACCGGCGGTAAAAATGTTCGTTGTGCGAAATATGCTTCTTTCGGAACATGGGAATTAGCAGAGAACTCTTTCCAAGCCATGCAGGGAAGAAAGGCATGTTTTTTAGCAAATCATGGCTTGCTGACTTGTGCAGCCGATCTACCCGGTGCTTTTGTCATTGCTGAAGAAACGGAACGGATGGCAGAGATTTATTGCCGGGCAAAAACGTTGGGAGAGCCAAACTTACTAAACGATGCTGAGGTTGAGGTAATGCTGGAAAAGTTTAAGTCTTATGGACAATAG